From a region of the Flavobacterium branchiarum genome:
- a CDS encoding phospholipid scramblase-related protein, translating to MNPILNQNLFLVKEHVGMFKAANNYDIYNPENNELIMNCREKDLGFFTKVLRFTDFKRATPFNIEIATPAGEKIINIKRGVAIFRSTVQVFDEKERLIGTFKQKLLSIGGKFEILDKNERPVCTLQGKWTGWDFKFTKDTKMLGQVNKKWAGIGKEFFTSADNYVLQIENTVAQDDSSRQLILAAVMCIDMVLKE from the coding sequence ATGAACCCAATTTTGAATCAAAATCTATTTCTAGTAAAAGAACACGTCGGGATGTTCAAAGCTGCAAATAACTATGATATCTACAATCCAGAAAACAATGAACTAATAATGAATTGCCGAGAAAAAGATCTAGGCTTTTTCACCAAAGTATTACGTTTTACAGATTTTAAAAGAGCAACACCTTTTAATATCGAAATTGCAACACCAGCAGGAGAGAAAATAATCAATATAAAACGTGGCGTAGCAATCTTCCGTTCTACAGTTCAGGTTTTTGACGAAAAAGAACGTTTAATTGGAACATTCAAACAAAAATTACTTTCTATTGGAGGGAAATTTGAAATTTTAGACAAAAACGAAAGACCCGTTTGTACACTACAAGGAAAATGGACAGGTTGGGATTTTAAATTTACCAAAGACACCAAAATGCTTGGACAAGTAAATAAAAAATGGGCCGGAATCGGGAAAGAATTCTTTACTAGCGCCGATAATTATGTGCTTCAAATAGAAAATACAGTTGCACAGGATGATAGTTCAAGACAGCTTATTTTAGCAGCGGTAATGTGTATCGATATGGTACTAAAAGAATAA
- a CDS encoding L,D-transpeptidase, whose amino-acid sequence MKKVLLILTIATVLFSCKKNEPPEIKEMQIREKPTSISYHVENRKDWLKANATDATQLDILIAVNRTDMANFTKMDSILVPSDLKGELEDYLPFPLTVPYLKDVDKVLFFSYPSQTFAAYEKGQLVYTGPTNMGRKKDPTPTGLFYTNWKAEETVSTFNDEWELKWNFNIENKKGVGFHQYALPGYPASHSCLRLQEKDARYLYDWADQWVLADKENIKVKGTPVIVFGSYDFDGKKPWLQLAKNPKALEITSEEIEKEVKPFLEKILLEQKNREEYNSSK is encoded by the coding sequence ATGAAAAAAGTACTTCTTATTTTAACAATAGCCACTGTGCTATTCTCATGTAAAAAGAATGAGCCCCCCGAGATAAAAGAAATGCAAATAAGAGAAAAACCTACTTCTATTTCTTATCATGTAGAAAACAGAAAAGATTGGTTGAAAGCGAATGCTACTGATGCTACGCAGCTAGATATTCTTATTGCAGTTAATCGAACTGATATGGCCAATTTTACCAAAATGGATTCTATTTTGGTTCCTTCGGACTTAAAAGGCGAGCTAGAGGACTATCTTCCGTTTCCGTTGACAGTTCCTTATTTGAAAGATGTAGATAAGGTTTTGTTTTTTTCTTATCCATCGCAAACCTTCGCTGCATATGAGAAAGGGCAATTGGTATATACAGGGCCTACTAATATGGGACGAAAAAAGGACCCGACACCAACTGGGCTTTTTTATACCAATTGGAAAGCAGAGGAAACGGTAAGCACCTTTAACGATGAGTGGGAATTAAAATGGAATTTTAATATAGAAAATAAGAAAGGCGTTGGGTTTCACCAATATGCTTTACCTGGGTATCCTGCTTCGCATTCTTGCTTGCGACTTCAGGAAAAAGATGCGCGTTATCTTTATGATTGGGCAGATCAATGGGTTCTTGCTGATAAGGAAAATATAAAGGTAAAAGGGACTCCTGTAATCGTTTTTGGAAGTTATGATTTTGATGGAAAGAAGCCTTGGTTGCAATTAGCTAAAAACCCTAAGGCTTTGGAGATTACTTCAGAAGAAATAGAAAAAGAAGTTAAACCTTTCTTAGAAAAGATTCTATTAGAGCAAAAGAATAGGGAAGAGTATAACAGTAGTAAATAA
- a CDS encoding 3-ketoacyl-ACP reductase has translation MSNLKNKNALITGAGKGIGKAVAIALAKEGVNVILMARTQADIDAVATEINALGVKSLAITADVADINSVNSAVEKALAEFKTIDILINNAGIAAFGNFLDLEPAAWERIIQVNLMGIYYVTRAVLPNMIENQTGDIINISSTAGLNGNALTSAYSASKFAVLGLTDSLMQEMRKHNIRVTALTPSTVATDMAKELKLTDGNPEKVMQSEDIAELIIAQLKLNRRVFIKNSSIWSTNP, from the coding sequence ATGAGCAATCTAAAAAATAAAAATGCACTTATTACTGGTGCAGGAAAAGGAATCGGAAAAGCAGTTGCAATTGCATTAGCCAAAGAAGGTGTAAATGTAATTTTGATGGCAAGAACTCAAGCTGATATTGATGCTGTTGCAACCGAAATAAATGCACTTGGTGTAAAATCATTAGCAATTACTGCTGATGTTGCAGATATTAATTCTGTAAACAGTGCTGTAGAAAAAGCATTAGCCGAATTTAAAACTATCGATATCTTAATTAACAATGCAGGAATCGCTGCCTTTGGTAATTTCTTAGATTTAGAACCAGCAGCTTGGGAAAGAATCATCCAAGTAAACTTAATGGGTATTTATTATGTAACTCGTGCCGTATTACCAAATATGATTGAAAACCAAACTGGAGATATTATCAATATTTCTTCAACAGCTGGTTTAAACGGAAATGCATTAACTAGTGCCTACAGTGCTTCAAAATTTGCTGTATTAGGATTAACAGATTCTTTAATGCAAGAAATGAGAAAGCACAACATTCGTGTTACAGCTTTAACACCAAGTACGGTAGCAACTGATATGGCAAAAGAATTAAAACTAACTGATGGTAATCCTGAAAAAGTAATGCAATCTGAAGATATCGCAGAACTAATCATTGCACAGTTAAAATTAAACCGCAGAGTTTTTATAAAAAACAGCAGTATTTGGTCTACAAATCCTTAA
- the mtaB gene encoding tRNA (N(6)-L-threonylcarbamoyladenosine(37)-C(2))-methylthiotransferase MtaB — translation MENRKKVAFYTLGCKLNFSETSTIARNFNEEGFDRVDFEDVADIYVINTCSVTENADKQFKQVVKKAMKLNDKAFVAAVGCYAQLKPEELASVDGVDLVLGATEKFKITDYINDLSKNDMGEVHSCEISEADFYVGSYSIGDRTRAFLKVQDGCDYKCTYCTIPLARGISRSDALENVLQNAKEIAAQDIKEIVLTGVNIGDYGKGEFGNKKHEHTFLDLVQALDKVEGVERLRISSIEPNLLKNETIEFVSKSRTFVPHFHIPLQSGSNDILKLMKRRYLREVYTERVNKIREVMPHACIGVDVIVGFPGETDEHFLETYHFLNEMDISYLHVFTYSERDNTEAANMPGIVAANVRSKRSKMLRGLSVKKRRAFYESQLGANKTVLFESENKEGYIHGFTENYVKVKTPWNPELINTLHEINLTTIDEDGSVRLEFLNKLAEA, via the coding sequence ATGGAAAATAGAAAAAAAGTTGCTTTTTATACGTTGGGATGTAAGCTGAATTTTTCAGAAACGTCTACAATTGCTAGAAATTTTAATGAGGAAGGTTTCGATCGTGTCGATTTTGAAGATGTTGCTGATATATATGTGATCAATACATGTTCGGTTACCGAGAATGCTGATAAGCAGTTTAAGCAGGTTGTTAAGAAAGCAATGAAACTTAATGATAAAGCATTTGTTGCTGCTGTGGGTTGTTATGCCCAACTTAAACCCGAAGAATTAGCATCTGTAGATGGTGTTGATTTGGTTTTGGGAGCTACCGAAAAGTTTAAAATCACGGATTATATCAATGATTTGAGCAAAAATGATATGGGAGAAGTACATTCTTGCGAAATTTCGGAAGCCGATTTTTACGTAGGAAGTTATTCTATTGGTGACAGAACTCGTGCTTTCTTAAAAGTGCAAGACGGTTGCGATTACAAATGTACGTATTGTACAATTCCGCTTGCTAGAGGAATTTCTCGTAGTGATGCTTTGGAGAATGTATTGCAAAATGCTAAAGAAATTGCCGCTCAGGATATTAAAGAAATTGTTTTAACAGGAGTTAATATTGGGGATTACGGAAAAGGGGAATTCGGAAATAAAAAACACGAACACACTTTTCTTGATTTAGTACAAGCTCTAGATAAAGTAGAGGGAGTTGAGCGTTTAAGAATTTCTTCGATTGAACCGAATTTATTGAAAAATGAAACAATTGAGTTTGTATCAAAAAGCAGAACGTTTGTACCACACTTTCATATTCCGTTGCAATCAGGAAGTAATGATATTCTTAAATTAATGAAGCGTCGTTACCTACGTGAAGTGTACACAGAGCGAGTAAATAAGATTCGTGAAGTTATGCCACATGCTTGTATTGGTGTTGATGTAATTGTTGGATTTCCTGGTGAAACTGATGAGCATTTCCTTGAGACATATCATTTCTTAAACGAAATGGACATCTCTTATTTACATGTTTTTACATATTCTGAACGTGATAATACAGAAGCGGCTAATATGCCAGGAATTGTGGCTGCAAATGTGCGTTCAAAGCGCAGTAAGATGCTACGCGGATTGTCGGTTAAAAAGCGTCGTGCTTTTTACGAGAGTCAGTTAGGTGCTAATAAAACAGTACTCTTTGAAAGCGAAAATAAAGAAGGTTATATTCACGGTTTTACAGAGAATTACGTAAAAGTTAAAACGCCTTGGAATCCTGAATTAATAAATACATTACACGAAATCAATTTGACTACTATTGATGAAGATGGAAGTGTTCGTTTGGAATTCTTAAACAAACTGGCAGAAGCTTAG
- a CDS encoding GNAT family N-acetyltransferase has translation MKSIETERLLLREFLSSDVEGMFQLDSNPNVHKYVGKKPVTHIDESHAYIEFVQQQYKDIGIGRWAVVLKETNTFIGWSGIKFITTTINNHQNFYEIGYRFIEEHWGKGYATEAGKAFINYAFNEMKVEAIYAYADAENSSSRNILEKLGLKYINAFMLDEEEEVWYELKNPNL, from the coding sequence ATGAAATCAATAGAGACAGAACGTTTATTGTTAAGAGAGTTTCTTTCTTCGGATGTTGAAGGAATGTTTCAATTGGATTCTAACCCGAATGTGCATAAGTATGTAGGGAAGAAACCTGTTACGCATATCGATGAAAGTCACGCTTATATTGAATTTGTTCAGCAGCAATATAAAGATATCGGAATTGGACGTTGGGCAGTTGTTCTTAAAGAAACCAATACTTTTATCGGTTGGTCTGGAATAAAATTCATCACTACTACGATCAATAATCACCAGAATTTTTATGAAATTGGTTATCGTTTTATAGAAGAACACTGGGGTAAGGGATATGCTACCGAAGCAGGAAAAGCTTTTATAAATTATGCTTTTAATGAAATGAAGGTGGAGGCAATTTATGCTTACGCAGATGCAGAAAATAGTAGTTCTAGAAATATTCTGGAAAAACTAGGATTAAAGTATATAAATGCCTTTATGCTTGACGAAGAGGAAGAAGTTTGGTATGAACTAAAGAATCCTAATCTTTAG
- a CDS encoding Cof-type HAD-IIB family hydrolase — protein MQYKMLVLDMDDTLLTDDHKISDINKEMLLKAQEKGVYVVLASGRPTSAMTSYAKELELDLNDSYMISFNGAVISSVKDNEILFEQTLSKEQIHELYDYSLKKETHIITYLNNEIISETDSEYIEIEKEITGLKHTKVPSFKEAVTTSAVKCILLAEPSYLKGLEDDLKAAMPHLSVAMSKPFFLEVAQNGIDKAASLKLLAEKLNIQQSEIIAVGNAGNDLTMVEYAGLGVWVDNVTPELRDRADVIVASNNNHGVAEVVKRYILN, from the coding sequence ATGCAATACAAAATGTTGGTTTTAGACATGGATGATACCTTGTTGACCGATGACCATAAAATTTCGGATATTAATAAAGAAATGCTCCTTAAAGCCCAAGAAAAAGGAGTTTATGTAGTTTTAGCATCTGGAAGACCGACTTCTGCAATGACTTCTTATGCTAAAGAACTAGAGTTGGATTTAAATGATTCTTATATGATTTCTTTTAACGGTGCTGTTATTAGTAGTGTTAAAGACAATGAGATTCTTTTTGAACAAACATTGTCTAAAGAGCAAATACATGAATTATACGATTACAGTTTAAAAAAGGAAACTCATATTATTACTTATTTAAATAATGAGATAATCAGTGAAACTGACTCAGAGTACATTGAAATAGAAAAAGAAATTACAGGTTTAAAACATACTAAAGTGCCGAGCTTTAAAGAAGCTGTTACCACATCTGCTGTGAAATGTATTTTGCTTGCAGAGCCAAGTTATTTAAAAGGATTAGAAGATGATTTAAAGGCTGCAATGCCACATTTAAGTGTAGCGATGTCTAAGCCTTTTTTCTTAGAAGTAGCTCAAAATGGGATTGATAAAGCAGCAAGTTTAAAACTTTTGGCAGAGAAGTTAAATATTCAGCAATCAGAAATTATTGCGGTAGGAAATGCAGGTAATGATTTAACTATGGTAGAATATGCTGGTTTGGGAGTTTGGGTAGATAATGTTACTCCCGAATTGAGAGACAGAGCAGATGTAATTGTAGCATCAAATAATAATCATGGTGTTGCCGAAGTAGTTAAACGTTATATTTTGAACTAA
- a CDS encoding putative signal transducing protein, whose product MGLMKVFSGSEILAQALQSKLEEAKVDTVIKNNIQSARLGGFGNTDLAVEVFIQETDFAKANPVIEDFRMSI is encoded by the coding sequence ATGGGATTAATGAAAGTGTTTTCAGGAAGTGAAATTTTAGCACAAGCATTGCAATCAAAACTAGAAGAAGCTAAAGTTGATACAGTAATTAAAAATAATATCCAATCGGCTCGTTTAGGTGGTTTTGGGAATACAGATTTAGCTGTTGAGGTATTTATTCAAGAGACTGATTTTGCAAAAGCAAATCCTGTTATTGAGGATTTTAGAATGAGTATTTAA
- a CDS encoding DEAD/DEAH box helicase, with protein sequence MKLKKINEKLQEGLIENGLTEANALQQETFSTLKSGVDCIIVAPKGSGKSTTIVLNVIQQLEGKNEESPRALIIVEDKTKVLEMEELFEKYGKYTTLEVYGVHDKGDMDYDKNYISTGIDVLIGTPNKLSDMFTTAGYNVNRLKMFILDDADPILKLRHETKIMRISNSIAKTQRIVFTEKLTERIEILTDKMLLEPYLFEIEEGDDEEEEEEDIEE encoded by the coding sequence ATGAAACTAAAAAAAATAAACGAAAAGTTACAGGAAGGGTTAATTGAGAACGGTTTGACCGAAGCTAATGCGTTGCAACAAGAAACTTTTTCTACACTAAAAAGTGGAGTAGATTGTATTATTGTGGCTCCAAAAGGAAGTGGAAAATCGACAACAATTGTATTGAATGTTATCCAGCAATTAGAAGGTAAAAATGAAGAGTCACCACGTGCTTTGATTATTGTAGAAGATAAAACAAAGGTGCTAGAAATGGAAGAGCTTTTTGAGAAGTACGGTAAGTATACTACTCTTGAGGTTTACGGAGTGCATGATAAAGGTGATATGGATTATGATAAAAACTATATCTCAACTGGTATTGATGTTTTAATTGGAACACCAAATAAATTAAGCGATATGTTTACCACAGCAGGGTATAATGTAAACCGTTTGAAAATGTTTATCTTGGATGATGCAGATCCGATTTTGAAATTACGTCATGAAACTAAAATCATGCGTATTTCAAATAGTATTGCTAAAACGCAACGAATTGTTTTTACAGAAAAGCTTACTGAACGTATCGAAATTTTGACGGATAAAATGTTATTGGAACCTTATTTGTTTGAAATCGAAGAGGGAGATGACGAAGAGGAGGAAGAAGAAGATATTGAAGAATAG
- a CDS encoding sigma-54-dependent transcriptional regulator, which produces MSRILIIEDEAAIRRVLAKILSEENDSYQVEDAEDGVSGLEKIKNNDYDLVLCDIKMPKMDGVEVLEAVKKIKPEIPMVMISGHGDMETAIHTMRLGAFDYISKPPDLNRLLNTVRNALDRKKLVVENKILKKKVSKNYEMIGDSEAINHIKVMIDKVAETEARVLITGPNGTGKELVAHQLHEKSGRSNFPLIEVNCAAIPSELIESELFGHVKGAFTSAVKDRAGKFEAADKGTIFLDEIGDMSLSAQAKVLRALQESMITRVGAEKDIKVDVRVVAATNKDLKTEIAEGRFREDLYHRLAVILIKVPALNDRREDIPALVSHFTEKIASEQGNAVKLFSPQAIQLLQEYDWTGNIRELRNVVERLIILGGSEISETDVKMFASK; this is translated from the coding sequence ATGAGTAGAATACTAATTATAGAAGACGAAGCAGCTATTCGTAGAGTGCTTGCTAAGATACTATCAGAAGAAAATGATAGCTATCAGGTAGAAGATGCAGAAGATGGAGTTTCGGGACTTGAGAAAATAAAAAATAACGATTACGATTTGGTTTTGTGTGATATCAAAATGCCAAAAATGGATGGTGTTGAGGTATTGGAAGCAGTGAAAAAAATCAAGCCTGAGATTCCGATGGTTATGATTTCTGGTCATGGAGATATGGAAACGGCAATTCATACGATGCGTCTTGGGGCATTTGATTATATTTCAAAACCACCGGATTTAAATCGTTTATTAAATACAGTTCGTAATGCTTTGGATAGAAAAAAGCTTGTTGTAGAAAACAAGATTTTAAAGAAAAAAGTGAGTAAAAATTACGAAATGATTGGTGATAGTGAAGCTATCAATCATATTAAAGTTATGATTGATAAAGTAGCAGAAACGGAAGCTAGAGTTTTAATTACAGGACCTAACGGAACTGGAAAAGAATTAGTAGCGCACCAATTGCATGAAAAAAGTGGCCGTTCTAATTTTCCTTTAATCGAGGTGAATTGTGCAGCGATTCCTAGTGAGTTAATCGAAAGCGAATTGTTTGGACACGTAAAAGGAGCTTTTACATCGGCAGTAAAAGATAGAGCAGGAAAGTTTGAAGCAGCAGATAAAGGAACTATCTTTCTAGATGAAATTGGAGATATGAGTCTTTCGGCTCAAGCCAAAGTATTGCGTGCTTTACAAGAAAGTATGATTACAAGAGTTGGAGCTGAGAAAGACATAAAGGTAGATGTTCGTGTGGTTGCTGCAACCAATAAAGATTTGAAAACAGAAATTGCCGAAGGACGTTTCCGTGAAGATTTATACCATCGTTTGGCAGTAATTTTAATTAAAGTGCCAGCATTGAATGATAGAAGGGAAGATATTCCAGCTTTGGTTTCGCATTTTACTGAAAAAATAGCTTCAGAACAAGGAAATGCTGTTAAGTTGTTTTCGCCACAAGCGATACAATTGTTACAAGAATATGATTGGACAGGGAATATTAGAGAATTAAGAAATGTCGTTGAGCGCCTTATTATATTAGGAGGAAGCGAAATTTCTGAGACAGACGTGAAGATGTTCGCAAGTAAATAA
- a CDS encoding ABC transporter permease: MSIISLIIKREFISKVRNKSFVVMTFLSPLLFVVIAAFIGYLSSMKAETKRIAIHDEMGLFASQFTKQNAKNTEFKYLDLSKVPLQSLKDSIAKERLDGLLLIPKTGKIKDLESKIEFISNNSPSISFIENTQNTIANEITRINFQEANLDTLAIKNAQANVNIHLAKASGEESLKGLNEIKIAIGGSFGYLIMMFIVIYGNMVMRSVIEEKTNRIIEIIISSVKPFQLMMGKIIGTSLAGLLQFLIWAVIGFALMFAASAFFGVNVGPTAKIPPELMHAAQKEMVGTAQMYINELWSLPIASILIGFVIYFIGGYFLYSSFYAAIGAAVDNQTDSQQFLMPILMPLILSVYIGFFTVVNDPHGTIAVVFSMIPLTSPIVMLMRLPFGVPWWQILISVTLLFASFFAVVWFAAKIYRVGILMYGKKPTWKELYRWLKY; the protein is encoded by the coding sequence ATGAGTATAATTTCATTAATTATAAAAAGAGAATTTATTTCTAAAGTTCGTAATAAGTCGTTTGTTGTAATGACTTTTTTAAGTCCGCTATTGTTTGTTGTGATAGCTGCTTTTATCGGATATTTAAGTTCTATGAAAGCCGAAACAAAGCGTATTGCCATTCATGACGAAATGGGCTTGTTCGCTTCACAGTTTACAAAACAGAATGCAAAAAACACGGAGTTTAAATATCTGGATTTATCCAAAGTACCTTTGCAATCTTTAAAAGATAGTATTGCCAAAGAGCGGTTAGATGGATTACTGTTGATTCCTAAAACTGGTAAAATAAAAGATTTAGAAAGTAAAATCGAATTCATTTCGAATAATAGTCCGAGTATTTCTTTTATCGAAAACACACAAAATACGATTGCTAATGAAATTACCAGAATTAATTTTCAAGAAGCAAACTTAGATACATTGGCTATAAAGAATGCTCAGGCAAATGTAAATATACATCTTGCAAAAGCATCGGGAGAAGAAAGTCTAAAAGGATTAAATGAAATAAAAATTGCTATTGGGGGTTCTTTTGGTTACTTGATAATGATGTTTATTGTTATTTATGGTAATATGGTTATGCGAAGCGTAATTGAAGAAAAAACCAATCGTATTATAGAGATTATTATCTCATCCGTAAAACCTTTTCAGCTGATGATGGGTAAGATAATCGGTACTTCATTGGCTGGTTTATTGCAATTTTTAATTTGGGCAGTAATAGGATTTGCTTTGATGTTTGCCGCATCGGCATTTTTCGGTGTAAACGTAGGGCCAACGGCTAAGATTCCGCCAGAATTAATGCATGCAGCGCAAAAAGAAATGGTAGGAACGGCACAGATGTATATTAATGAATTATGGAGTCTTCCGATTGCAAGTATCTTGATTGGATTTGTAATTTATTTCATTGGAGGTTATTTTCTATATAGTTCGTTTTATGCGGCTATTGGAGCGGCTGTTGATAATCAAACCGATTCGCAACAATTTCTTATGCCAATTCTTATGCCTTTAATTTTGAGTGTTTATATTGGTTTTTTCACTGTAGTAAATGACCCGCATGGGACTATTGCCGTAGTATTTTCGATGATACCGCTTACCTCACCAATTGTTATGTTAATGCGACTTCCGTTTGGAGTGCCTTGGTGGCAAATACTTATTTCCGTAACTTTATTGTTTGCTTCCTTTTTTGCAGTAGTTTGGTTTGCTGCCAAAATTTATCGCGTAGGAATATTGATGTACGGTAAGAAGCCTACATGGAAAGAATTGTATAGATGGCTTAAATATTAA
- a CDS encoding ABC transporter ATP-binding protein, with amino-acid sequence MSNLLEVHNVVKQYGDYVALNEVSLNVPKGSIYGLLGPNGAGKTSLIRIINQITLPDSGQVILDGEKLQSKHVQHIGYLPEERGLYNSMKVGEQCLYLAQMKGLSKAEAKKQLEYWFDRLEIQGWWNKKVQELSKGMAQKIQFVVCVLHKPKLLIFDEPFSGFDPVNANVIKDEILALKEQGSTIIFSTHRMESVEELCDHIALIHKSNKLIEGKLVDVKRQFKTNSFEVGILTSNVEGLMYDITQKFTVSPADFKSLGDELKLEIQIGNATPNELLNILTQRGQVTHFVEKIPSVNDIFIQTVTK; translated from the coding sequence ATGAGCAACTTACTCGAAGTACATAATGTCGTAAAACAATACGGTGATTATGTTGCGCTTAACGAAGTTTCATTAAATGTTCCAAAAGGCAGTATTTATGGGCTATTAGGTCCTAATGGAGCCGGAAAAACATCACTTATACGAATTATAAATCAGATTACTTTACCAGATAGTGGACAAGTGATTCTCGATGGCGAAAAATTACAATCAAAACACGTACAACATATCGGATACCTTCCTGAGGAGAGAGGTTTGTATAATTCTATGAAAGTAGGAGAGCAATGTTTGTATTTGGCCCAGATGAAAGGATTGTCTAAAGCCGAAGCTAAAAAACAATTAGAATATTGGTTTGATAGATTGGAGATACAAGGATGGTGGAACAAAAAAGTTCAGGAGCTATCAAAGGGAATGGCGCAAAAAATCCAGTTTGTGGTGTGTGTATTGCATAAACCAAAATTATTGATTTTTGATGAACCATTTTCTGGTTTTGACCCAGTGAATGCCAATGTCATAAAAGATGAAATTTTGGCATTAAAAGAGCAAGGTTCAACAATTATTTTTTCAACACATCGTATGGAGAGTGTAGAAGAACTTTGTGATCATATTGCTTTGATTCATAAATCGAATAAACTGATTGAAGGAAAATTGGTTGATGTAAAAAGACAATTTAAGACAAATAGTTTTGAGGTTGGAATATTGACAAGCAATGTAGAAGGTTTGATGTATGATATTACTCAAAAATTCACAGTTTCACCTGCAGATTTTAAATCATTGGGAGATGAATTAAAACTAGAAATTCAGATTGGTAATGCTACTCCAAATGAATTATTGAACATATTGACTCAACGCGGACAAGTGACGCATTTTGTGGAGAAAATTCCAAGTGTAAACGATATTTTTATTCAAACCGTAACAAAATAA
- the dnaJ gene encoding molecular chaperone DnaJ, with protein MKKDFYEILGISKNADAAEIKKAYRKCALKYHPDKNPDNKEAEENFKLAAEAYEVLSDPNKKAKYDQYGHQAFDGSGGFGGGGHGGMNMDDIFSQFGDIFGGGFGGFGGGGGGGPRRTKGSNLRIKVKLTLEEIANGVEKKVKVKRKVQAKGVTYKTCSTCNGQGQVMRVTNTILGRMQSASTCPSCGGSGQILDKKPANADSQGMVQEDETVSIKIPAGVVDGMQLKVSGKGNDAPGNSVPGDLIVAIEELEHELLKREGENLHYDLYISFPEAVLGISKDIEAINGKVRIKLEEGIQSGKILRLKGKGIPSINGYGNGDLLVHVNVWTPKTLSKEQKQFFENALNDEHFIPHPEKTDKSFFEKVKDMFS; from the coding sequence ATGAAAAAAGATTTTTACGAAATATTAGGCATTTCAAAAAATGCGGATGCTGCCGAGATTAAAAAAGCGTACCGTAAATGTGCGTTAAAATATCACCCGGACAAAAATCCGGATAACAAAGAGGCAGAAGAGAACTTCAAATTGGCTGCAGAAGCATATGAAGTTTTAAGCGACCCTAATAAAAAAGCCAAATACGATCAATACGGACACCAAGCCTTTGACGGTTCAGGTGGCTTTGGAGGTGGTGGTCATGGTGGTATGAATATGGATGACATATTCAGTCAGTTTGGCGACATCTTCGGAGGCGGATTTGGTGGTTTCGGAGGCGGTGGAGGCGGAGGCCCTCGTCGTACTAAAGGAAGTAATCTTAGAATTAAAGTAAAATTAACTTTAGAAGAGATTGCAAATGGTGTTGAGAAAAAAGTAAAAGTAAAACGTAAGGTTCAAGCCAAAGGGGTTACTTATAAAACATGTTCTACATGTAATGGTCAAGGGCAGGTAATGCGTGTGACTAATACAATTTTAGGTAGAATGCAATCAGCTTCGACTTGTCCAAGTTGTGGAGGTTCTGGTCAGATTTTAGATAAAAAACCTGCCAATGCAGATTCGCAAGGAATGGTTCAAGAAGATGAAACTGTATCAATCAAAATTCCTGCAGGAGTTGTTGACGGAATGCAGTTAAAAGTTTCTGGTAAAGGAAACGATGCGCCAGGAAATAGCGTACCAGGTGATTTAATTGTTGCAATTGAAGAACTTGAGCACGAACTCTTGAAGCGTGAAGGAGAAAATTTACATTACGATTTATACATAAGCTTCCCGGAAGCTGTTTTAGGAATATCAAAAGATATTGAAGCAATTAACGGAAAAGTTAGAATTAAATTAGAAGAAGGAATTCAATCAGGAAAAATTCTGAGATTGAAAGGAAAAGGAATACCAAGTATTAATGGATACGGAAATGGAGATTTATTAGTACATGTTAATGTTTGGACACCAAAAACATTGAGCAAAGAACAAAAACAGTTTTTTGAAAATGCTTTAAATGACGAACATTTTATTCCGCATCCTGAGAAAACGGATAAATCATTTTTTGAAAAAGTAAAAGATATGTTTTCATAA